A genome region from Manihot esculenta cultivar AM560-2 chromosome 5, M.esculenta_v8, whole genome shotgun sequence includes the following:
- the LOC110614579 gene encoding aspartyl protease APCB1: MESDHLPPIKGVVIISLPPPDNPSLGKTITAFTLTDDDHYPHSYQSHQDYQLPVQSSPPPPPQNPQIQLSSSKFFLGIPRKLLGIVCISLFALMLYRSVFSSTLQELEASDDDQKPKSFIFPLYHKFGIREISQIDLPHKLVRFVYKESLVTPGDDAIGPQKNSKLASLTTAAAAVDSSSILPVRGNVFPDGLYFTYMLVGSPPRPYYLDIDTASDLTWIQCDAPCSSCAKGANALYKPRKDNIVTPRDSLCMELKRNQNARHCETCQQCDYEIEYADHSSSMGVLARDELRLTVANGSSTESKFIFGCAYDQQGLLLNTLAKTDGILGLSKAKVSLPSQLASQGIINNVVGHCLTNNVGGGGYMFLGDDFVPRWGMAWVPMLNRPSTDSYQTEIMKLNYGSSQLSLGGQDRRVRGVVFDSGSSYTYFPKEAYSELVSSVQEVSGKGLIRDTSDPTLPFCWRAEFPIRSVADVKQFFKTLTLQFGSKWWIISTKFRIPPEGYLIISNKGNVCLGILDGSMVHDGSTIILGDISLRGQLVIYDNENKKIGWMPSNCVKPTTFQSLPFFEG; the protein is encoded by the exons ATGGAGTCTGATCACCTTCCCCCGATTAAAGGTGTGGTCATTATTTCACTTCCACCTCCAGATAATCCTTCTTTAGGCAAAACTATCACTGCTTTTACTCTCACTGATGATGATCACTATCCACATTCTTACCAATCCCATCAAGATTACCAGCTTCCAGTCCAATCTTCACCGCCGCCGCCGCCCCAAAACCCCCAAattcagttatcgtcttcaaaATTCTTTCTTGGTATACCTAGAAAGCTCTTGGGCATTGTGTGTATCTCTCTGTTTGCTCTTATGCTTTATAGGTCTGTCTTTTCAAGTACCCTTCAGGAATTGGAGGCTTCTGATGATGATCAAAAGCCTAAGTCTTTTATCTTTCCCTTGTATCATAAATTTGGAATTCGTGAGATTTCGCAGATTGATCTTCCACATAAATTGGTGAGGTTTGTCTATAAGGAGAGTCTGGTGACTCCAGGTGATGATGCTATTGGTCCCCAAAAGAATAGCAAGTTAGCTTCTTTAActactgctgctgctgctgtggATTCATCTTCCATTTTGCCCGTCAGGGGCAACGTTTTTCCAGATGG ATTGTATTTCACATACATGCTTGTTGGGAGTCCTCCAAGACCTTACTATCTCGATATTGATACTGCAAGTGATTTAACATGGATTCAATGTGATGCTCCTTGCAGTAGCTGTGCCAAG GGAGCAAATGCTTTGTACAAGCCAAGAAAAGACAACATCGTAACACCCCGAGACTCATTATGCATGGAACTTAAAAGAAATCAGAATGCAAGGCATTGTGAAACATGCCAACAATGCGACTACGAGATTGAATATGCAGATCATAGCTCCTCCATGGGAGTTCTTGCAAGAGATGAACTTCGCCTGACGGTGGCAAATGGATCTTCAACtgaatcaaaatttatttttgg GTGTGCATATGATCAGCAAGGCTTACTTTTAAACACTTTGGCAAAGACAGATGGGATCCTTGGACTAAGCAAAGCCAAAGTTAGTTTACCTTCTCAATTGGCAAGCCAGGGGATCATAAACAATGTGGTAGGTCATTGTCTTACCAACAATGTAGGCGGCGGCGGATATATGTTCTTAGGTGACGATTTCGTTCCACGCTGGGGTATGGCATGGGTTCCTATGCTCAACCGTCCTTCCAC AGACTCTTATCAGACAGAGATTATGAAGTTGAATTATGGAAGCAGCCAACTCAGTCTAGGTGGGCAGGATAGAAGAGTAAGAGGGGTAGTGTTTGATAGTGGCAGTTCTTATACATACTTCCCAAAAGAAGCTTACTCTGAATTGGTTTCATCT GTTCAAGAGGTGTCCGGGAAGGGACTTATCCGAGATACATCAGATCCAACACTGCCCTTCTGTTGGCGAGCCGAATTCCCTATCAG ATCCGTTGCAGATGTTAAGCAGTTCTTCAAGACTTTAACCCTTCAATTTGGGAGCAAATGGTGGATTATTTCCACAAAGTTTCGCATTCCTCCAGAAGGCTATTTGATTATTAGT AATAAAGGCAATGTGTGCTTGGGCATTCTTGATGGAAGCATGGTGCATGACGGATCCACAATTATACTTGGTG ATATATCATTGCGTGGGCAATTGGTGATATATGATAATGAGAACAAGAAAATTGGGTGGATGCCATCAAATTGTGTCAAGCCAACAACATTCCAGAGCCTGCCTTTCTTTGAGGGTTAG
- the LOC110614578 gene encoding serine/threonine-protein phosphatase 2A 65 kDa regulatory subunit A beta isoform yields the protein MATIDEPLYPIAVLIDELKNEDIQLRLNSIRRLSTIARALGEERTRKELIPFLSENNDDDDEVLLAMAEELGVFIPYVGGVEYANVLLPPLETLCTVEETCVRDKAVESLCRIGAQMREQDLVEYFIPLVKRLAAGEWFTARVSSCGLFHIAYPSASETFKTELRTIYSQLCQDDMPMVRRSAATNLGKFAATVEPAHLKTDIMSTFEDLTQDDQDSVRLLAVEVCAALGKLLEPQDCVAHILPVIVNFSKDKSWRVRYMVANQLYELCEAVGPEPTRSDLVPAYVRLLCDNEAEVRIAAAGKVTKFCRILNPELAIQQILPCVKELSTDSSQHVRSALASVIMGMAPVLGKEATIEQLLPIFLSLLKDEFPDVRLNIISKLDQVNQVIGIDFLSQSLLPAIVELAEDRHWRVRLAIIEYIPLLASQLGVGFFDDKLGALCMQWLKDKVYSIRDAAANNVKRLAEEFGPEWAMQHIVPQVLDMINNPHYLYRMTILHAISLLAPVMGSEITCSTLLPVVVNASKDRVPNIKFNVAKVLQSLIPIVDQSVVEKTIRPCLVELSEDPDVDVRFFASQALQSSDQVMMSA from the exons ATGGCAACAATCGATGAGCCTTTATACCCAATTGCCGTTCTTATTGATGAGCTCAAAAACGAGGACATTCAGCTCCGTTTGAACTCAATTCGTAGGCTTTCTACAATTGCGCGTGCACTTGGGGAGGAAAGGACCAGGAAGGAGTTGATTCCTTTCTTAAGTGAgaataatgatgatgatgatgaagtgCTTCTTGCAATGGCTGAGGAATTGGGGGTCTTTATTCCCTATGTTGGTGGTGTAGAGTATGCCAATGTGTTGCTTCCACCTCTTGAGACTTTGTGCACTGTCGAGGAAACTTGTGTGAGAGACAAAGCTGTGGAGTCCTTGTGTAGAATTGGGGCTCAGATGAGGGAGCAGGACTTGGTCGAATATTTTATACCACTAGTGAAG AGATTGGCTGCTGGCGAATGGTTTACAGCTCGAGTTTCCTCATGTGGCTTGTTTCATATTGCATATCCTAGTGCTTCTGAGACTTTTAAAACTGAACTACGGACGATATACAGTCAGCTCTGTCAAGATGACATGCCCATGGTTCGCAGATCTGCAGCAACAAATCTAGGAAAATTTGCTGCTACGGTTGAGCCTGCTCATTTGAAGACTGACATCATGTCAACATTTGAGGATTTGACACAAGATG ATCAAGATTCTGTTCGTCTATTGGCTGTTGAGGTCTGTGCAGCACTTGGAAAGTTGTTGGAACCCCAAGATTGTGTGGCACATATTCTCCCTGTCATAGTTAATTTTTCAAAG GATAAGTCTTGGCGTGTTCGTTACATGGTTGCAAACCAATTATACGAGTTATGTGAAGCTGTTGGCCCTGAACCTACCAG gtcAGATCTTGTTCCTGCTTATGTTCGGCTACTTTGTGACAATGAAGCTGAAGTACGTATAGCTGCTGCAGGCAAAGTAACTAAATTTTGTCGGATTTTGAATCCAGAACTTGCAATACAGCAGATTCTTCCTTGTGTAAAG GAATTGTCCACAGATTCATCCCAACATGTTCGTTCTGCTTTGGCTTCAGTTATAATGGGAATGGCACCAGTTTTGGGAAAG GAAGCAACAATAGAGCAACTACTGCccatttttctctctcttttgaaAGATGAATTTCCTGATGTCCGCCTGAATATTATTAGCAAGCTTGACCAAGTCAATCAG GTAATAGGAATTGATTTTCTTTCTCAGTCCCTGTTGCCAGCAATTGTAGAGCTTGCAGAGGATAGGCACTGGAGGGTCCGGCTTGCAATAATAGAATACATACCTTTATTGGCTAGTCAGTTGGGTGTTGGATTTTTTGATGATAAGCTTGGGGCTCTTTGCATGCAGTGGTTAAAAGATAAG GTATACTCAATTCGTGATGCAGCTGCTAATAACGTGAAGCGCCTGGCAGAAGAATTTGGCCCAGAATGGGCAATGCAGCACATAGTTCCTCAG GTTTTGGACATGATTAATAACCCACATTATCTGTACCGAATGACCATTCTACATGCAATTTCTCTTCTCGCTCCTGTTATGGGCTCAGAAATTACTTGTTCCACACTTCTTCCTGTTGTCGTCAATGCCTCAAAAGATAG GGTGCCCAATATCAAATTCAATGTGGCTAAGGTGTTGCAGTCACTTATTCCCATAGTTGATCAGTCT GTGGTTGAGAAGACAATTCGTCCATGTTTGGTTGAGCTGAGCGAGGACCCAGATGTTGATGTCAGGTTCTTTGCTAGTCAAGCACTACAGTCAAGTGATCAGGTCATGATGTCTGCCTAG